The proteins below are encoded in one region of Cetobacterium somerae ATCC BAA-474:
- a CDS encoding ATP-dependent nuclease, with protein sequence MEIKRLSIKNWQNITYLNIEFEKLLILIGESNKGKTSILKSLSAILGKYEIQNSDFKNENMDIEIKIKYFEKTLGFCTFKLLKKLGEDSRYFILNHGKEKELRLDEVKNKLLTINGIIITSKDVGVYDALCQIRDIFILENNESKIVKELESKIQYLKDNFLSQSLQRKVLFSFLKNILDDIEYYKNNLNGKLDNLFLIFEEPELHLSPQRSREMYSLLIKLSEIGVQIVMETHSSYFVGLKQYKSICLIKKIKNDIKVYQYTGKLLNGDEIKNFNMNYWINPDRGEMFFAKKVILVEGQTDKIALSYLAKKLGIYNYNYSIVECGSKSIIPQFIKILNAYKIPYVAVYDKDNHKWRNETEIENSNMKNKKIKGLINKYIGDYIEFENDIEEEVYQEERERKNYKNKPYYTLQKISEDEYEIPLKLEEKIKRIYK encoded by the coding sequence ATGGAGATAAAAAGATTAAGCATAAAGAATTGGCAGAATATTACCTATTTGAATATTGAGTTTGAAAAATTATTAATATTAATTGGTGAATCTAATAAAGGTAAAACTAGTATTTTAAAAAGTCTTTCGGCTATTTTAGGGAAATATGAGATTCAAAATAGTGATTTTAAGAATGAGAATATGGATATAGAGATAAAAATAAAATATTTTGAAAAAACTTTAGGCTTTTGTACTTTTAAATTATTAAAAAAATTAGGAGAAGATAGTAGATATTTTATTTTGAATCATGGAAAAGAAAAAGAGTTGAGATTAGATGAAGTTAAAAATAAACTTTTGACAATAAATGGAATAATAATTACATCTAAAGACGTGGGAGTTTATGATGCACTATGCCAAATAAGAGATATTTTTATTTTAGAAAACAATGAAAGTAAAATAGTAAAAGAACTAGAAAGTAAAATTCAATATTTAAAAGATAATTTTTTATCTCAAAGCTTACAAAGAAAAGTTTTATTTAGTTTTTTAAAAAATATTTTAGATGACATTGAATACTATAAGAATAATTTAAATGGAAAATTGGATAATCTTTTTTTAATATTTGAAGAACCAGAATTACATTTAAGCCCTCAAAGAAGCAGAGAGATGTACTCTCTATTGATTAAATTATCAGAGATTGGGGTTCAAATAGTTATGGAAACTCACTCAAGCTATTTTGTGGGATTAAAGCAGTATAAGTCAATTTGTTTGATAAAAAAAATAAAAAACGACATAAAAGTTTATCAATATACTGGAAAACTTTTAAATGGTGATGAAATAAAAAATTTCAATATGAATTATTGGATAAACCCGGATAGAGGAGAGATGTTTTTTGCCAAAAAAGTAATATTAGTTGAAGGACAAACAGATAAAATAGCACTATCTTACTTAGCTAAAAAATTAGGGATTTATAATTATAATTATTCAATAGTAGAGTGTGGAAGTAAAAGTATTATTCCGCAATTTATAAAAATTTTAAATGCATATAAGATACCATATGTTGCAGTTTATGATAAGGATAATCATAAGTGGAGAAATGAGACTGAAATAGAAAATTCTAATATGAAAAATAAAAAAATAAAAGGACTTATAAATAAATATATAGGTGATTATATAGAGTTTGAAAATGATATTGAGGAAGAGGTTTATCAAGAAGAAAGA
- a CDS encoding DUF2147 domain-containing protein, translated as MKKYSIILFLVIVSQLFSKDPYVGYWEMPDGKVIIQIEKVNKEYVGYVRWLKDLTYPEGDPMEGIEQIDRKNPNSSLRKRKVMDLQVVGGLKLNKQGTSLVDGWIYDSWNGKKYYGSAKVIDDNTLSLKGSIDPWGVLGYSMKVKRVQLPK; from the coding sequence ATGAAAAAATATTCTATAATATTATTTTTAGTCATAGTTAGTCAGCTTTTTTCTAAAGATCCGTATGTTGGGTATTGGGAGATGCCAGATGGAAAAGTAATAATTCAGATTGAAAAAGTAAATAAAGAGTATGTAGGATATGTAAGATGGTTAAAAGATTTAACCTATCCAGAAGGTGATCCTATGGAAGGGATTGAACAGATAGATAGAAAAAATCCTAACTCAAGTTTAAGAAAAAGAAAAGTTATGGATTTACAAGTTGTTGGAGGATTAAAATTAAATAAACAAGGAACTTCATTAGTAGATGGGTGGATATATGATTCTTGGAATGGAAAAAAGTATTATGGTTCAGCGAAAGTTATTGATGATAATACACTAAGTTTAAAAGGATCAATTGATCCTTGGGGAGTTTTAGGTTATTCTATGAAAGTTAAAAGAGTACAACTACCAAAATAA
- the gltX gene encoding glutamate--tRNA ligase codes for MERRVRTRIAPSPTGDPHVGTAYIALFNLAFAYKNGGDFILRIEDTDQNRYTEGSEQMIFDALKWLGLDYAEGPDVGGPVGPYRQSERFHLYGEYAHKLVEKGEAYYCFCTQDRLEKLRERQKAMGKAPGYDGHCRSLSKEEIEAKLAAGEEYVIRLKMPYEGETIIKDRLRGDIVFENNKIDDQVLLKGDGFPTYHLANVVDDYLMNITHVIRAEEWIASTPKHIQLYKAFGWQEPEFIHMPLLRNSDRTKISKRKNPVSLNWYREEGYLKEGIVNFLGLMGYSFGENKEIFTLQEFKDNFDIDKVSLGGPVFDLVKLGWVNNQHMRMKDLKELTELAVPFFRNAELIGEELTEKEFDTLSRVVDILREGAQTIKEIVDQSEVYFKDEYTLPVVTEETDKKEVKGIERLYTVIQDETGKKSINLFQEKIAACDEAISIDRAKELLKETLDEVGEGPGKVYMPLRAVLTGLPKGADLYNLVSIIGRDRTLARIERMKKLYNI; via the coding sequence ATGGAAAGAAGAGTAAGAACAAGAATCGCGCCTTCTCCAACAGGAGATCCACACGTAGGAACAGCTTACATTGCGTTATTCAACTTAGCTTTTGCTTATAAAAATGGTGGAGACTTTATATTAAGAATAGAGGATACTGACCAAAATAGATACACAGAAGGATCAGAGCAAATGATATTCGATGCTTTAAAATGGCTAGGATTAGATTATGCAGAGGGTCCAGATGTAGGAGGACCAGTAGGACCTTATAGACAGTCAGAGAGATTCCACTTATATGGAGAGTACGCACATAAATTAGTTGAAAAAGGTGAAGCATATTACTGCTTCTGTACTCAGGATAGATTAGAAAAGTTAAGAGAAAGACAAAAAGCTATGGGAAAAGCTCCTGGATATGATGGTCATTGTAGATCTCTTTCTAAAGAGGAAATTGAGGCTAAGTTAGCAGCTGGTGAAGAGTATGTAATCAGACTTAAAATGCCTTATGAGGGAGAAACAATAATAAAAGATAGACTAAGAGGAGATATCGTTTTTGAAAATAATAAAATAGATGACCAAGTTTTATTAAAAGGCGATGGGTTCCCAACTTATCACTTAGCAAATGTTGTAGATGATTACTTAATGAATATTACTCACGTAATTAGAGCTGAAGAATGGATTGCATCTACACCAAAACATATTCAATTATATAAAGCATTTGGATGGCAGGAGCCAGAATTTATACACATGCCACTTCTTAGAAACTCTGATAGAACAAAGATATCTAAGAGAAAAAATCCGGTATCACTAAACTGGTATAGGGAAGAGGGATACTTAAAAGAGGGTATCGTAAACTTCTTAGGATTAATGGGATATTCATTTGGAGAAAATAAAGAAATATTTACACTTCAAGAGTTTAAAGATAACTTTGATATAGACAAAGTATCTTTAGGAGGACCTGTATTTGACTTAGTTAAATTAGGTTGGGTAAATAATCAACATATGAGAATGAAAGATTTAAAAGAGTTAACAGAATTAGCTGTTCCATTCTTTAGAAATGCAGAATTAATTGGTGAAGAGTTAACAGAGAAAGAGTTTGATACTTTATCTAGAGTAGTTGATATCTTAAGAGAGGGAGCTCAAACTATAAAGGAAATTGTAGATCAATCAGAAGTTTATTTTAAAGATGAGTATACTTTACCAGTTGTAACTGAGGAAACAGATAAAAAAGAAGTAAAAGGAATTGAAAGACTTTATACAGTTATTCAAGATGAAACTGGAAAGAAATCAATAAACCTATTCCAAGAGAAAATAGCGGCATGTGATGAGGCTATTTCTATTGATAGAGCTAAAGAGTTATTAAAAGAAACTTTAGACGAAGTTGGAGAGGGACCAGGAAAGGTATACATGCCTTTAAGAGCAGTACTAACAGGACTTCCAAAAGGTGCAGACCTTTACAACCTAGTTTCTATTATTGGTAGAGATAGAACTTTAGCAAGAATAGAGAGAATGAAAAAATTATATAACATTTAA
- the prfB gene encoding peptide chain release factor 2 (programmed frameshift) yields MDILELKREYNQFKNQIDAIRGSLDLDGRREKIATLEKKTLEDGFWNDKLTSGKIIKEMNEEKDIVKEFESIENIFFDEEVLIDFVSMGEDDFTDELEEKHNKLMHMIDNFDTKMLLDGEYDSNNAIVTIHSGAGGTEACDWADMLYRMYMRWFNTRGFKVTEMDYMAGDSVGIKSITLLVEGTRAYGYLKGEKGVHRLVRISPFDANKKRHTSFASVDIMPEVDDTVEITIDSGDLRIDTYRASGAGGQHVNMTDSAVRITHIPTGVVVTCQRERSQLSNRETAMKLLKSKLLELEMKKKEEELKKIQGEQSDIGWGNQIRSYVFQPYTMVKDHRTGVESGNIRAVMDGDIDDFINGYLRWSKNKN; encoded by the exons ATGGATATTTTGGAATTAAAAAGAGAATATAACCAGTTTAAAAATCAAATAGATGCTATAAGGGGGTCTCTT GACTTAGATGGTAGAAGAGAAAAGATTGCCACTTTAGAGAAAAAAACACTAGAGGATGGATTTTGGAATGATAAACTTACTAGTGGAAAAATAATAAAAGAGATGAATGAAGAAAAAGATATTGTAAAAGAGTTTGAATCTATAGAGAATATATTTTTTGATGAGGAAGTTTTAATAGACTTTGTTTCTATGGGAGAAGATGACTTCACTGATGAGTTAGAGGAAAAACATAATAAACTTATGCATATGATTGATAATTTTGATACTAAGATGCTTTTAGATGGAGAGTATGATAGCAATAACGCTATAGTTACAATTCACTCAGGAGCAGGAGGAACAGAGGCTTGTGATTGGGCTGATATGCTTTATAGAATGTATATGAGATGGTTTAATACTAGAGGATTTAAAGTTACAGAGATGGATTATATGGCAGGAGATTCTGTTGGAATAAAATCAATCACTCTTTTAGTTGAAGGAACAAGAGCATATGGGTATTTAAAAGGAGAAAAGGGAGTTCATAGACTTGTAAGAATATCACCTTTTGATGCTAATAAAAAAAGACATACATCATTTGCATCTGTTGATATAATGCCAGAAGTTGACGATACAGTAGAGATAACAATAGATTCAGGAGATTTAAGAATAGACACATATAGAGCTTCAGGAGCTGGAGGTCAGCACGTAAATATGACTGACTCAGCAGTTAGAATAACTCATATTCCAACTGGAGTAGTTGTAACTTGCCAAAGAGAAAGATCTCAGTTGAGTAATAGAGAGACAGCTATGAAACTTTTAAAATCAAAACTTTTAGAACTTGAGATGAAGAAAAAAGAGGAAGAATTGAAAAAAATTCAAGGAGAACAAAGTGATATAGGTTGGGGAAATCAAATTAGATCATATGTATTCCAACCTTATACAATGGTTAAGGATCATAGGACAGGAGTAGAGTCAGGAAACATAAGAGCTGTTATGGATGGAGACATTGACGACTTTATAAATGGATACCTGAGATGGTCAAAAAATAAAAACTAG
- a CDS encoding NAD(P)H-dependent oxidoreductase subunit E: protein MKEFYQELDNYIENLEDKKNDYKVLSFVVDELGYLPDEVLNYIAKKMDIFPFSLESTIKFYPKLQKARTKNYVQICTGRNCIQPGLKEKLAELKSEVDFPIEERHCLGRCGKGSALKINEEYYSYKTLEELEKLLLNLK from the coding sequence ATGAAAGAGTTTTATCAAGAATTAGATAATTATATAGAAAATTTAGAAGATAAAAAAAATGATTATAAGGTTTTATCTTTTGTTGTAGATGAGTTAGGATATTTACCAGATGAAGTTTTGAATTATATAGCTAAAAAAATGGATATTTTTCCATTTTCATTAGAAAGTACAATAAAATTTTATCCTAAGTTACAAAAGGCAAGAACTAAAAACTATGTTCAAATTTGTACAGGAAGAAATTGTATTCAACCTGGTTTAAAAGAGAAACTAGCAGAATTAAAATCAGAAGTTGATTTTCCAATAGAGGAGAGACACTGTTTAGGAAGATGTGGAAAGGGTAGTGCTCTAAAGATTAATGAGGAGTATTATTCGTATAAAACATTAGAAGAATTAGAAAAATTATTATTAAATTTAAAGTAA
- the acpS gene encoding holo-ACP synthase, giving the protein MKFIGIGNDIVEIERISKAIGKNGFKERVFTSKEIAQIQEKGDKAESYAGRFSAKEAISKALGTGVRGFNLVDIEILNNSLGKPEVTLKGNLENKNDRFIVDISISHCKEYATAVAIIMEREVK; this is encoded by the coding sequence ATGAAATTTATAGGAATAGGAAATGATATTGTAGAAATAGAAAGAATATCAAAAGCTATTGGAAAAAATGGTTTTAAAGAGAGAGTCTTTACATCAAAGGAGATAGCCCAAATACAGGAAAAAGGAGATAAAGCAGAAAGTTATGCAGGAAGATTTTCGGCTAAAGAAGCTATATCTAAAGCTTTAGGAACTGGAGTAAGAGGATTTAATCTTGTAGATATAGAGATTTTAAATAACTCTTTAGGAAAACCTGAGGTAACTTTAAAAGGTAATTTAGAAAATAAAAATGATAGATTTATAGTGGATATATCAATATCTCATTGTAAAGAGTATGCAACAGCTGTTGCGATAATAATGGAAAGAGAGGTAAAATGA
- a CDS encoding TatD family hydrolase, which yields MKLVDTHCHLDNEKFDEDRLEVIERIKENLEFCVNIGYDLASSKKSLELAKEYDFIYAVIGVHPIDIAEYDEEVEKELELLGKNPKVVAIGEIGLDYHWMTEPKEVQQERFKKQLELAEKLNKPVVIHTRDAMEDTVNILKEYPNITGVIHCYPGSLETAKQLVDRFYLGIGGTLTFKNSKKAVEVVKDIPLDRIVIETDCPYLTPEPFRGKRNEPIYVEYVAKKIAEIKEISVEDVTKITTENAKKLYRIG from the coding sequence ATGAAATTAGTGGATACACATTGTCATTTAGACAATGAAAAATTCGATGAAGATAGATTAGAAGTAATAGAAAGAATAAAAGAAAATTTAGAGTTTTGTGTAAATATAGGATATGACTTAGCTAGTTCTAAAAAAAGCTTAGAGTTAGCCAAAGAATATGATTTTATATATGCTGTAATAGGAGTTCATCCAATTGATATAGCTGAGTATGATGAAGAGGTTGAAAAAGAACTTGAACTCCTAGGAAAAAATCCAAAGGTTGTAGCCATTGGTGAGATAGGATTAGATTATCATTGGATGACAGAACCTAAAGAGGTTCAACAAGAGAGATTCAAAAAACAACTAGAGCTTGCAGAAAAATTAAATAAACCAGTTGTTATTCATACAAGAGATGCTATGGAAGATACTGTTAATATTTTAAAAGAGTATCCAAACATAACTGGAGTTATTCACTGTTATCCAGGATCTTTAGAAACAGCAAAGCAATTAGTTGATAGATTTTACTTAGGAATTGGTGGAACTTTAACTTTTAAAAATAGTAAAAAAGCAGTTGAAGTTGTAAAAGATATTCCTTTAGATAGAATAGTTATTGAAACTGATTGTCCATATTTAACTCCAGAGCCTTTCAGAGGAAAAAGAAATGAACCTATTTATGTTGAATATGTAGCAAAGAAAATAGCTGAAATAAAAGAGATTAGTGTTGAAGATGTTACAAAAATAACTACAGAAAATGCTAAGAAGCTATATAGAATAGGTTAG
- a CDS encoding putative manganese-dependent inorganic diphosphatase encodes MEPILIFGHRNPDTDSICSAISLARLKELKGESAQACRLGNISKETEFVLKSFNIDAPKLLSTVSAQISDLTRVEKKTINHKDSLKRALEIMTEENFSSLPVVNSKNHLRGMIHVSDIANAYLNIDYSELFSKYYTTYENLKDVLEGEVISGEYPSGKIEASLKGVSEYRNIAAGDIVITTTLLDSIDDLIDLGVNMIILCCDKDDVILPRDSKTPILRVNKSLFKTIPLISQSVSILSIMNHEKFYSFSTDDYLIDIKDIMKESTQTNFPVVDKNGEVYGTIRTKNLINFTRKNVVLVDHNEAAQSVAGLKDAKIIQVVDHHKFGNFETNEPVKINAETVGCTCTIIYGLYKEAGIVPPKEIAGLMLSAILSDTLLFKSPTCTEKDIQVVKELAAISGIENYEAFGMDMLIAGTSLSDKTPEEILTMDQKEFSMNGVKLAISQVNTVDVKGVLDQQASLEKAMAETNAKNDYQLSVLVITDIVKAGSMLLVVGEPTLVERGFHTTLTNNTAWVDGVVSRKKQVVPFLMAASQGV; translated from the coding sequence ATGGAACCAATTTTAATTTTTGGACACAGAAATCCAGATACAGATTCAATCTGTTCAGCTATTTCATTAGCTAGACTAAAAGAATTAAAAGGAGAATCTGCTCAAGCTTGTAGATTAGGAAACATTAGTAAGGAAACTGAATTTGTTTTAAAAAGCTTTAATATAGATGCACCAAAACTACTTTCAACGGTAAGTGCTCAAATATCAGATTTAACTCGTGTTGAAAAGAAAACTATTAATCATAAAGATTCATTAAAAAGAGCTTTAGAGATAATGACAGAAGAGAATTTCTCTAGTTTACCTGTTGTTAATAGTAAGAATCACCTAAGAGGAATGATTCATGTTTCAGATATTGCTAATGCTTACTTAAACATTGATTATTCTGAATTATTTTCTAAATACTACACAACTTATGAAAATTTAAAAGATGTTTTAGAAGGAGAAGTTATCAGTGGAGAATATCCTTCTGGTAAAATAGAAGCTAGCTTAAAAGGTGTAAGTGAGTATAGAAACATCGCAGCTGGTGATATCGTTATTACTACGACATTACTTGACTCTATCGATGATTTAATTGATTTAGGTGTTAATATGATTATTCTTTGTTGTGATAAAGATGATGTTATTTTACCTAGAGATTCTAAAACTCCTATTTTAAGAGTTAATAAATCTTTATTTAAAACAATACCATTAATATCTCAATCAGTTTCAATTTTATCAATAATGAATCATGAGAAATTCTATTCATTCTCTACAGATGATTATTTAATTGATATTAAAGATATTATGAAAGAATCTACACAAACAAACTTCCCAGTTGTTGATAAAAATGGAGAAGTTTATGGTACTATAAGAACAAAAAACTTAATCAACTTTACTAGAAAAAATGTTGTTTTAGTTGATCATAATGAAGCTGCTCAATCAGTTGCTGGTTTAAAGGATGCTAAAATAATTCAAGTTGTTGATCACCACAAGTTCGGAAACTTTGAAACAAACGAACCTGTTAAAATAAATGCTGAAACTGTTGGATGTACTTGTACAATTATTTATGGTTTATATAAAGAAGCTGGTATTGTACCACCAAAAGAGATTGCTGGCTTAATGTTAAGTGCTATTTTATCTGATACACTACTATTTAAATCACCTACTTGTACAGAAAAAGATATCCAAGTTGTAAAAGAACTAGCTGCTATATCTGGTATAGAAAACTATGAGGCTTTCGGTATGGATATGCTTATTGCTGGTACATCTCTTTCTGATAAAACTCCTGAAGAGATTTTAACTATGGATCAAAAAGAGTTTTCTATGAATGGTGTAAAGTTAGCTATTTCTCAAGTTAATACTGTTGACGTTAAAGGTGTATTAGATCAACAAGCTTCTCTTGAAAAAGCAATGGCTGAAACAAATGCTAAAAATGATTATCAATTATCTGTATTAGTTATTACAGATATCGTTAAAGCTGGATCTATGCTACTTGTTGTTGGTGAGCCAACGCTTGTTGAAAGAGGATTCCATACAACTTTAACTAATAATACGGCATGGGTTGATGGTGTTGTATCTAGAAAGAAACAAGTTGTTCCTTTCTTAATGGCTGCTTCTCAAGGAGTGTGA
- a CDS encoding YgiQ family radical SAM protein, translating into MFLPTTMEEVKKLGWDSLDIILVSGDTYLDTSYNGTAIIGKWLVKHGFKVGVIAQPDINSDKDITRLGTPNLYWAVSAGCVDSMVANYTAVKKRRKSDDFTPGGINNKRPDRATIQYTNLIRRFFKNSPVPIVLGGIEASLRRVVHYDYWSNSLRRPIIFDAKADILSYGMGEKSMLELANALKNKTDWKSIRGIGYISKEPKEGYLTLPSFEECVEKKENFVKAFELFYHNCDPITAKGIYQKNADRYFIQNPPCENFTSQEMDDIYGLDFERDVHPYYKKDGHVKALDTIKHSVTTHRGCYGECNFCAIAVHQGRTVISRSEDSIVKEVTNIANSKGFKGNISDVGGPTANMYGLECTKKLNHGACSHKRCLYPETCPALKLDHSRQISLLKKLKSIDKIKKIFIASGIRYDMILDDNKSGDRYLEELIKDHISGQMKIAPEHTEDKILSLMGKQGKSILKEFKNRFYELNKKHDKKQFLTYYLIAAHPGCNEKDMLDLKRFASSELKISPEQVQIFTPTPSTYSTLMYYTEMNPLNNKKIFVEKDNGKKQKQKDIITQTNKTRRY; encoded by the coding sequence ATGTTTCTACCTACTACAATGGAAGAGGTTAAAAAATTAGGTTGGGACTCTTTAGATATAATACTTGTATCTGGAGATACCTATTTAGATACTTCTTATAATGGTACTGCTATTATCGGTAAATGGTTAGTTAAGCATGGTTTTAAAGTAGGAGTAATCGCTCAACCAGATATTAATTCTGATAAAGATATAACTAGATTAGGAACTCCCAATTTATATTGGGCAGTTTCTGCTGGTTGTGTAGATTCAATGGTTGCTAACTATACTGCTGTAAAAAAAAGAAGAAAAAGTGACGATTTTACTCCAGGTGGAATTAATAATAAAAGACCTGATAGAGCTACTATTCAGTATACAAATCTAATTCGTCGTTTCTTTAAAAATAGTCCTGTTCCCATTGTATTAGGGGGAATAGAGGCTAGTCTTAGAAGAGTAGTTCATTATGATTACTGGAGTAACTCGTTAAGACGTCCTATTATTTTTGATGCTAAAGCTGATATTCTTTCATATGGTATGGGAGAGAAGTCTATGCTTGAGTTAGCTAATGCATTAAAAAATAAAACAGATTGGAAAAGTATTAGAGGTATAGGTTACATTTCTAAAGAACCTAAAGAAGGATATTTAACTCTTCCAAGTTTTGAAGAATGTGTTGAAAAAAAAGAAAACTTTGTAAAAGCTTTCGAACTTTTCTATCATAATTGTGATCCTATAACTGCTAAGGGAATTTATCAAAAAAATGCTGATAGATACTTTATTCAAAATCCTCCTTGTGAAAATTTTACTTCTCAAGAGATGGATGATATTTATGGGTTAGATTTTGAAAGAGATGTCCACCCTTATTATAAAAAAGATGGACATGTTAAAGCTCTAGACACTATAAAACACTCTGTTACTACACATAGAGGGTGTTATGGAGAATGTAATTTCTGTGCAATTGCTGTTCATCAAGGAAGAACAGTTATTTCTAGAAGTGAAGACTCTATCGTTAAAGAGGTTACAAATATAGCTAATTCAAAAGGATTTAAAGGAAATATATCGGATGTAGGTGGTCCTACAGCTAATATGTATGGTCTTGAATGTACTAAGAAATTAAATCATGGAGCTTGTTCTCACAAAAGATGTCTTTACCCTGAAACTTGCCCTGCTTTAAAACTTGATCATTCTAGACAAATTTCTCTTTTGAAAAAGTTAAAATCAATAGATAAAATTAAAAAAATATTTATTGCATCTGGAATTAGATATGATATGATTTTAGATGATAACAAATCTGGTGATAGATATCTTGAAGAACTTATCAAAGACCATATTTCAGGACAGATGAAAATTGCTCCTGAACATACAGAGGATAAAATTCTTTCTCTTATGGGAAAACAAGGGAAAAGCATTTTAAAAGAGTTTAAAAATCGTTTTTATGAGTTAAATAAAAAACATGATAAAAAACAGTTTTTAACTTATTATTTAATTGCTGCTCACCCTGGGTGTAACGAAAAAGATATGTTAGATTTAAAAAGATTCGCATCCTCTGAACTAAAAATAAGTCCAGAGCAGGTACAAATTTTTACTCCTACTCCATCAACTTATTCTACACTTATGTATTATACTGAAATGAATCCACTTAACAATAAAAAAATATTTGTTGAAAAGGATAACGGTAAAAAGCAAAAACAAAAAGATATTATCACTCAAACAAATAAAACTAGGAGGTATTAA
- the der gene encoding ribosome biogenesis GTPase Der, with protein MKPIVAIVGRPNVGKSTLFNKLVGDRVAIVDDQPGVTRDRLYRETEWAGKEFVLVDTGGLEPRNNDFMMTKIKQQAEVAMNEADVILFVVDGKNGLNPLDEEVAYLLRKKKKPVILCVNKIDNFQAQQDDVYDFWGLGFEHLIPISGEHKVNLGDMLDLVVDIIDQTVEEYEEEEGLKLAIIGRPNAGKSSLVNRLSGEERTIVSNIAGTTRDAIDTAIEFDGNRYILIDTAGIRRKSKVEESLEYYSVLRAIKTIKRADVCIWMIDGSEGLTEQDKRIAGIAYEEKKPIIIVINKWDTIPDKKNDTMKKMREELYAELPFLSYAPIEFVSALTGQRTTKLLEHAEAVFAEYNKRISTGLLNTVISDAIIMNNPPTRKGRVVKINYATQISTAPPRFVLFCNYPELVHFSYGRYIENKLRESFGFEGTPIDVIFEHKNS; from the coding sequence TTGAAACCTATTGTTGCAATCGTTGGAAGACCAAATGTTGGAAAATCGACACTATTTAATAAATTGGTTGGAGATAGAGTAGCTATCGTTGATGACCAGCCAGGAGTTACAAGAGATAGACTATATAGAGAAACTGAGTGGGCTGGAAAAGAGTTTGTTCTAGTTGACACTGGAGGACTTGAGCCTAGAAATAATGATTTTATGATGACTAAAATAAAACAGCAAGCTGAAGTTGCTATGAATGAAGCTGATGTTATTTTATTCGTTGTAGATGGAAAAAATGGTTTAAATCCATTAGATGAAGAGGTTGCTTACCTTTTAAGAAAAAAGAAAAAACCTGTTATCCTTTGTGTTAATAAAATTGATAATTTCCAAGCTCAACAAGACGATGTTTATGATTTCTGGGGATTAGGATTTGAGCATTTAATTCCTATTTCAGGAGAGCATAAAGTAAACCTTGGAGATATGCTAGATTTAGTAGTAGATATTATTGATCAAACAGTTGAAGAGTACGAAGAGGAAGAAGGTCTTAAATTAGCTATTATCGGTAGACCAAATGCTGGAAAGTCATCTCTTGTTAATAGATTATCAGGAGAAGAAAGAACTATTGTTAGTAATATAGCTGGTACTACTAGAGATGCTATTGATACGGCTATTGAATTTGATGGTAACAGATACATCCTTATAGATACTGCTGGTATCAGAAGAAAATCTAAAGTTGAGGAAAGTTTAGAGTATTATTCTGTTTTAAGAGCTATCAAAACTATAAAAAGAGCTGATGTATGTATTTGGATGATTGATGGAAGTGAAGGATTAACTGAGCAAGATAAGAGAATTGCTGGTATTGCTTATGAAGAGAAAAAACCAATTATCATAGTTATAAATAAATGGGATACTATTCCAGATAAGAAAAATGACACGATGAAAAAGATGAGAGAAGAGCTTTATGCTGAGTTACCATTCTTATCTTATGCACCAATCGAATTCGTATCAGCTTTAACAGGGCAAAGAACAACTAAGTTATTAGAGCATGCAGAAGCTGTATTTGCTGAATATAACAAGAGAATTTCAACTGGATTATTAAACACTGTTATAAGTGATGCTATTATCATGAATAATCCACCTACAAGAAAAGGTAGAGTAGTTAAAATAAATTATGCTACACAAATCTCTACTGCACCACCTAGATTTGTTCTTTTCTGTAACTACCCTGAGTTAGTTCACTTCTCATATGGTAGATATATCGAAAATAAATTAAGAGAGTCTTTTGGATTTGAAGGTACTCCTATTGACGTTATTTTTGAACACAAAAATAGCTAA